The Oreochromis niloticus isolate F11D_XX linkage group LG15, O_niloticus_UMD_NMBU, whole genome shotgun sequence genome includes a region encoding these proteins:
- the LOC100710767 gene encoding lactoylglutathione lyase-like isoform X1, giving the protein MDFQEKGLSDEAVSAACSEGHALTKDYMLQQTMLRVKDPARSLDFYTRILGMTLLQKIDFPSMRFTFYYLGYEDKVDIPADVKERTAWTFSRRATLELTHNWGSESDADLSYHNGNNELRGFGHIGIAVPDVYAACKLFEEQGVRFVKKPDTGEFFSQRSSPHSSGVGSKHHHSEAELHCSSAPTCPASGLSITDVFKLKKAF; this is encoded by the exons ATGGACTTTCAGGAGAAAGGACTGTCGGACGAGGCTGTGTCTGCCGCCTGCTCAGAGGGACACGCCCTTACTAAG GACTACATGCTGCAGCAGACGATGCTGAGGGTCAAAGATCCGGCTCGCTCGCTGGACTTCTACACTCGAATCCTGGGCATGAC GCTGCTGCAGAAGATCGACTTCCCTTCAATGCGCTTCACCTTCTACTACCTGGGTTACGAGGACAAGGTGGACATCCCGGCAGATGTCAAGGAGAGGACAGCGTGGACATTCTCCCGCAGAGCCACCCTGGAGCTCACGCA TAACTGGGGCTCGGAGTCCGATGCAGACCTGTCGTACCACAATGGGAACAATGAGCTGCGAGGATTTG GTCACATCGGCATTGCTGTTCCTGATGTTTACGCTGCCTGCAAGTTATTTGAAGAGCAAGGAGTGAGGTTTGTCAAGAAACCAGACACAGGTGAGTTTTTCAGTCAGCGCTCCAGCCCCCACTCGTCAGGCGTGGGCTCAAAACACCACCATAGTGAAGCCGAACTCCACTGTTCATCAGCCCCTACCTGTCCTGCAAGTGGCCTTTCAATTACTGatgtttttaaactgaaaaaagctttttag
- the LOC100710767 gene encoding lactoylglutathione lyase-like isoform X2: MDFQEKGLSDEAVSAACSEGHALTKDYMLQQTMLRVKDPARSLDFYTRILGMTLLQKIDFPSMRFTFYYLGYEDKVDIPADVKERTAWTFSRRATLELTHNWGSESDADLSYHNGNNELRGFGHIGIAVPDVYAACKLFEEQGVRFVKKPDTGRMKGLAFVQDPDGYWIEILSPNNMFSLMSS; this comes from the exons ATGGACTTTCAGGAGAAAGGACTGTCGGACGAGGCTGTGTCTGCCGCCTGCTCAGAGGGACACGCCCTTACTAAG GACTACATGCTGCAGCAGACGATGCTGAGGGTCAAAGATCCGGCTCGCTCGCTGGACTTCTACACTCGAATCCTGGGCATGAC GCTGCTGCAGAAGATCGACTTCCCTTCAATGCGCTTCACCTTCTACTACCTGGGTTACGAGGACAAGGTGGACATCCCGGCAGATGTCAAGGAGAGGACAGCGTGGACATTCTCCCGCAGAGCCACCCTGGAGCTCACGCA TAACTGGGGCTCGGAGTCCGATGCAGACCTGTCGTACCACAATGGGAACAATGAGCTGCGAGGATTTG GTCACATCGGCATTGCTGTTCCTGATGTTTACGCTGCCTGCAAGTTATTTGAAGAGCAAGGAGTGAGGTTTGTCAAGAAACCAGACACAG GTAGAATGAAGGGTCTGGCCTTCGTTCAGGACCCGGATGGATACTGGATCGAGATCTTAAGTCCAAACAACATGTTCTCCCTCATGTCGTCTTAG
- the hey2 gene encoding hairy/enhancer-of-split related with YRPW motif protein 2: protein MKRPCEDSSSAESEVEETIDVGSENIYPGHMKESLVRCGSPTTTTQVMARKKRRGIIEKRRRDRINNSLSELRRLVPTAFEKQSSAKLEKAEILQMTVDHLKMLQATGGKGYFDAHALALDFLSLGFRECVTEVSRYLSAVEGLDSGDPLRSRLLSHLASCASQRDAAALTTASHSSHHLHPHPQQPHPCLTRCTTRTIGRLLWPPFVLFPTDLAGWFLRTLEEAEAPSAVLSPPPFPPMQTPPPPRLLPPLPHPSCSPAPPPLSPPPCFPSQRRFPSPSTEASPSSLTPPSPPLLPVPPSPPPPLPRRLHTAAAVNPTGRGELRSELSDCVLLTNLC, encoded by the exons ACACATGAAAGAATCTTTGGTAAGATGTGGCTCTCCAACCACGACGACTCAAGTGATGGCGAGGAAAAAACGCAGAGGG aTTATCGAGAAGAGACGCAGAGACAGAATCAATAACAGCCTGTCGGAGTTACGGAGACTCGTCCCAACAGCGTTTGAGAAACAG AGTTCAGCTAAGCTGGAGAAGGCAGAAATCCTCCAGATGACTGTGGATCACCTGAAGATGTTGCAGGCCACAGGAGGGAAAG GTTATTTCGACGCCCACGCTCTCGCCCTGGACTTCCTGTCTCTGGGCTTCAGGGAGTGCGTGACCGAGGTTTCCCGCTACCTGAGCGCCGTGGAGGGGCTCGACTCCGGCGATCCACTGCGCTCCCGCCTTCTCTCCCACCTCGCCTCCTGTGCCTCCCAGCGTGACGCCGCCGCCCTTACAACTGCCTCCCATTCGTCACACCacctccacccccacccccagcaGCCCCACCCCTGCCTCACCCGTTGCACCACCCGCACCATTGGGCGGCTGCTGTGGCCGCCTTTCGTCCTTTTCCCTACAGACTTAGCGGGCTGGTTTCTCCGGACGTTGGAGGAGGCGGAGGCTCCCAGCGCGGTGttgtctcctcctccttttcctcccaTGCAGACTCCACCTCCTCCTcgccttcttcctcctcttcctcatcccTCGTGCTCCCCTGCACCTCCACCCCTCTCTCCACCTCCCTGCTTTCCCTCTCAGCGTCGTTTCCCATCGCCCTCCACGGAGGCATCCCCATCCTCCCTCACTCCTCCTTCACCTCCTCTGCTGCCAGTCCCcccgtctcctcctcctcctcttcctcgcagactccacacagcagcagcagtaaacCCTACAGGCCGTGGGGAACTGAGGTCGGAGCTTTCTGACTGTGTGCTGCTCACTAACctctgctga